The genomic window CCTCCGACCAGGACCCGGTCCGGGCCCTGGTCCGTGCGTCGCACCACCTGCCCGCCGACGACCTGGGCGCCGCGGTGGCCCGGCACGCCCGGGCGCTCGGCGCCCTCGACGCGGTCGTGTACCTCGCCGACTACGCCCAGCACGAGCTCGTGCCCGTCCGCGGCGAGGGGGTCCCCGACCGTCCCGTGCTGACCATCGACGGCTCGGTGGGCGGGCGCGCCTTCCGCCGTGTCGCCCCCGTCCGGTCCACCGCGGACGGCGCCCCCGGGGCCGTGTGGCTGCCGCTCCTCGACGGTGCCCAACGGATCGGGGTCCTGGAGCTCGTCGTCCCGGGCGCGCTGTCGCCGGCCTTCGAGGACGAGGCGCGTTCCTTCGCCTCGTTGGTCGCCGAGCTGACGGTCACCCGCGACGCCTACAGCGACGTCCTCCGCCGGCTCCGCCGGCGCAGGCCCCTGACGCTGGCCGCCGAGATCCAGTGGGAGCTGCTGCCACCGCTCACCTACGCCGGCGGGCGCGTCGTCATCACCGGCGCGCTGGAACCGACCTACCGGATCGGTGGCGACACCTTCGACTACGCGGTCAACGGCTCGCTGGTCGACTTCGCGGTGCTCGACGCCGTCGGCCACGGCCTGCCTGCCGCGCTGCTGTCCACCGCTGCCGTGGGCGCCTACCGGCACGCCCGCCGCACCGGCCACGACCTCCCCGCCGTCGCCGCCGCGATGGACGCCGTCGTCGCCGGGGAGTTCTCCGGCAGCCGCTTCGCCACCGCCGCGATCGCCCGGCTCGACCTGGACACCGGCGTACTCCGGTGGGTCAACTGCGGCCACCCGGATCCGCTGCTCGTCCGCGAGGGTGTGCTGCTCCGCCCGCCGGTGTGCCGGCCGGCGCGTCCCCT from Geodermatophilus normandii includes these protein-coding regions:
- a CDS encoding PP2C family protein-serine/threonine phosphatase produces the protein MTPSPLPSDQDPVRALVRASHHLPADDLGAAVARHARALGALDAVVYLADYAQHELVPVRGEGVPDRPVLTIDGSVGGRAFRRVAPVRSTADGAPGAVWLPLLDGAQRIGVLELVVPGALSPAFEDEARSFASLVAELTVTRDAYSDVLRRLRRRRPLTLAAEIQWELLPPLTYAGGRVVITGALEPTYRIGGDTFDYAVNGSLVDFAVLDAVGHGLPAALLSTAAVGAYRHARRTGHDLPAVAAAMDAVVAGEFSGSRFATAAIARLDLDTGVLRWVNCGHPDPLLVREGVLLRPPVCRPARPLGLLAGEPEVCEAQLRPADRVILYTDGIVEARSPDGVFFGEERLADLVVRAELAGDPPPETMRRLMGSVMEHQAGQLQDDASIVMVEWRTGAEDRLRL